CCCACTAAGGAAATATTCTATTTGCGCTTGACCTTTGATTAGgattttttcttccatttctgtTATCTTCTGAGGCAGCTGAATTCGCAAGATCACTGGATCACACAAGATCAAGCGAGCCAAGAATCCACCTTGTCAGGCTTATGTCCTTGTGGCTGAACCACAGTCGTTTGGAATCAGCGGCCTACAAGAACCTACTGGCAGCTATGGGCAGGCGTGATTTAGTTGTGTTGACAGTGAGAGAACCGACAATTTCTTcgaaaacaacaatggcagctCCTAAAGTGGTTAGCGTAGTTCTGCTTTAGCATTAGTTACATCAGAACTACAGAGTAGTTCATCAGTgacagaagagcaaagaacggcACTGAAGACTTTGGCAAGAACCCTACTATGTCACATGGTATTGACCTGATTGGTTAAAGTTAGCCTGTGATGGACAGATAGTTCATTCAGTCACCTGCCCAGTATTTTTGAAAGCGCCTGCCCTTTTCAAACAGCTTCCATGGATGACTTCCCAGATgcttctgtgtaacaaaccatctgtcATGTCAGGTCACCATTTCTGTCTGGTTTGTAGTTCACTGAAACCAAAAATCTGAGTTAAATTCACTGACAAACGCTCAAATTGTAAATTGTCTTGTTCATAATTTGATACATATATATTGGTTAGCTCTGTTACTAACTAATCAACAAACGTCTAATCTAATTTTCTACTCAAATCCGACATAATGGTCACAGAGTGATCAgtcaaaagtgacaaaaacgTTGTTTGTTCAAGTCCGTTTGTTCAAGTTCAGAAATGCGTTAAGCTGTTGCTCCAGAGCTGTGGAGATGTGTTACATCACCCAAAAGCCCTCAGTGTTGCAGTGTATCACTACAGCACAGTATTAATGCTGCACCCTCAGCACAACATAACATGTTAATTGAGCATGTTTGCACACAGTCAGTGCATTTTGTATAAATCGACCTTTCCTCTGGGCCAGCAGGGCAGCGTGCCTCCACCCTGCATGCTCCTAGACGTCGGTGCTGACGCTGTGGGTGACCACCTCCCTCATGGTGACGGAGCGGATGAGGTTGAGCTTCTGGTAGAAGCTAGCCAGGTCCATGGGCAGTTCCaggtcctgctgctgcacagtccTGTAGCTGATCCTGCGGCCGCCATTGCACAGCCTCTCCGGGTGCTGCAAGTAGAAGGGCAGCGAGCAGCGGGCGCAGGACGGGCAGAAGGCATGTGAGCGCTGGCACCTGCGTGGCGGCGGGTCGGGGGAGTAGCTGGCAGGCCCATTGGCTTCAGTGAGGAAGGTGGGTGGGTAGGTCTCCGGTTCGTCACCATAGTGATCTGGGCTCGGAGGCGTAGGGGGAGCGGACAGAGCCAGAGGGCGGGTCGGCGACATGGTGGCGAGCTCtggttcctcctcttcccccttcTCAGACTCCTCCCTCTTACAGCAGTAATACTTCAGTGGTCAATCACAGTAAGAGAGAACTACAGGTCAGAGTCACTGTAACACGTTAGgatgttttttaatcttatcACTGACTTACAAAGACAAGAAGTCAAGCAGGAGCTAATAATATGAAGCAAACTGAGCCCTTGTGAAGTGTTCTGTGATGTGTCTAAAGTTCTCAACCTTACCACGCTGAGCCTGTGACCTAGGTCAATATCTGTTGAACGGGTTGGCATTGAATTTGGTCAGTCATGGTCCCCAGAAGTTGAATCCCACTGGTTGTTCCCTTACCTCTATCCGATCCCATCATCTTTCCTCTATTGTCATCATGAGCTTGACATtagtggttttgagtgaaatgtctcaacaactattcgGTGTATTGTCATACTGTAAAatttggtacacacattcattca
The DNA window shown above is from Chelmon rostratus isolate fCheRos1 chromosome 5, fCheRos1.pri, whole genome shotgun sequence and carries:
- the LOC121607259 gene encoding protein FAM163B — its product is MSAGTVVIAGGILATVILLTIVAVLCLCRLQYYCCKREESEKGEEEEPELATMSPTRPLALSAPPTPPSPDHYGDEPETYPPTFLTEANGPASYSPDPPPRRCQRSHAFCPSCARCSLPFYLQHPERLCNGGRRISYRTVQQQDLELPMDLASFYQKLNLIRSVTMREVVTHSVSTDV